In the genome of Helicobacter colisuis, the window TCAGACTAATCTCTTAGCGCTTAATGCAGCTATTGAAGCAGCAAGGGCAGGTGAGCATGGTAGAGGATTTGCAGTTGTAGCAGATGAGGTAAGAAAACTTGCAGAGAGAGCTCAAAAAGCAACAAAAGAGATTGAAATGAATATTCAAGTTTTACGCCAAAATTTCTCAGAGGTGCAGAGTTCTACAGAAGAAATCGTTAGCGATATGGATAATGTGAATGGAGAAGTTTTGAAATTTGCAGAGATAGGTCAAACTTCAATGGCAGTTCGAGAAGATGTGGCAAATGTTTTAGATACAACTTTTATTGCATTAGTAAAACTTGATCACTTACTTTTTAAGATTAATGGTTACAAAGCAATTATTGAAGATAACAAAGAAATAAAATTAGCCACACATCGTGAATGTCGTTTGGGGAAATGGTATGATGCAGGAATTGGAAAAGAATATTTTAGTCAATTAGGTAGTTATGCTAGTTTAGAATCTCCACATTCTGGAGTTCATGATTCCTTTAGAGCAGCTTTAGATATTTTTAAAGAATCAGGATTGCAAAAAGGCAGTGAGATAATTAAATTTATTAAAGAGGGTGAAGTGGCTTCAGATAATGTAGTCTCTGTGTTGGATAATCTTTTAAAAGAGAAAATGACAGAAAGAAAGAATGAGCACAAATAAGTTTAGAATATGAGGATTAAAACTCCCCATATTACTATCTAAAAAGATTCTTAAAAGAATTAGAATCAAAGTTTTCAAAATCGTAATTTTGTGTAGCGCCACCAAGTGGAAGACTTGCTTTTTCTATAAGTGAGCTGATTTTTGACATTTTTTCGCCAATTTCATTGTGTTTTTGCGATAAACTTTCCACTAAAGAATCTTCTTTGTTAATTTGGCTTGGCAAAGGTAGGGAGAGAGAGACATTTTCACCTGCAAGATTAAGTGTTAATTCTTTTCCAAAGAGTGGTTCGTTTTTGAATTGCGCTGCTTTTGCCACAGAATCAAGAGTATCAAGGTTTGTTGTATTGATTTCCATATCTTTAGCTTTTGTGCTTAAAGCATTTAGAGTAATATCGGCAATCTGCATTGCCCCAATCATTTCATTAGCACCTTTGATTCCATCGCTAAATTTGCGTATTTCTAAAGCTTCTTTGGAGAGATTGGGTAATTCTTGTGTTTCTTGTGTTGTTTGCACTTGCGATTCTATTTCTGCTTCTTTTGGAAGTGAAGTTGGTTTTTGTGAGTAGATATTTCCTATTCCATAGGGATTAACAGATGTTAACATTGAAACTCCTTTTAAATTTTAAAGGACTAAAGCATTTTTTGTTCCAAAAAAACCTATTATTTTTGCTGTTTTTCTAGTGCAAGTATTTTTTGTTCAAGTATTTTTTGATTTTTACTTAGATTGGCAGTAGCGGTGATTTGATTGAGTAAAACCCATAAGCTAAGTGTTGCAAAAATGATAGTTATCACGCAGCATACAAGAGCAATTTTGACAGCTTTTATGGCGGTTTTGTTAGAATGATTGATTTCTTTATTTAAGTTTTCCATTTTAAAGATCCTTTTTGGGATAGAATTTGTTTAAAACATAATAAACAAGTGCTAATATAAAAGAAAAAAGTGAAAGTAAAATCACAATACTAGCACCTGCTTGAAAGTCATAAAAATAAGAAACACTAATACCGCCAAGTATGCAAACAAAAGAAATAAGACTAGAAACAAGCATCATTTTAACTAAGGAGTTGGTTAAAATTTCGCTACAATAAGCAGGAATGCTTAGAAGTGCGATGATTAAAATAATTCCTACAGAGCGCATAGTAATCACAATTCCAATGGCGATTAATATCATTAAGACTATGCTAAAAATATGAGTATGGATTCCTTGGAGTTGTGTAAATTCACTATCATAAGAGATTCCGATAATTACGCGGTAATTTAGCGCGATAAAGAGAATAAGAAAACAAGCAAAAATAACCATATATTGAATATCATTATGGGTAATACTTAAAACACTTCCGAATAAATACCCCATAAAATCTTTATTATAACCAGGGGTTAGTTCTACAAGAATAATCCCTAAAGCCATTCCAAATGCCCAAAGCGATCCTACAAGTGCATCTAATCTCTCTTTGGCATAAAGTAACATATAAGCAAGAATAATCGCACAAAAGACACTAAAAAGTGTCGCACCTAGTAAAATAGGCAATCCCCAAAAAGCAGCAATCCCCACACCACCATAAATGCTATGGGCGATTCCACCAGAGATAAAAACCATTCTGTTGGTTACTGCAAGTGTGCCTATAATGCCACAAATAATGCTTGTAAAAAAAGCACCAATAATAGCATTTTGTATGAAGCTATACTCCAAGATTTCAGTCAATCAACCATCCTAAATCTTCTTCGTTTAATTCTTCTTTGATTTTATCCATTTTAATTTCAGCTTTAAGATATTCTGTGATTTCTAACATATCAATTAAAGCGTTTCTTAGACAGCTTGTAGCTCCAGGGCTTGGTGTCATATTAAAGGTAATACCTTGATTACTCTTGATTTTTTTCTCACCCAAAATAAGCTTTTTTTGTGTTTTGTCTAAAACTTGTGGGCGGATTCCACCAAATCCAGATGCGTAAGACAATTCATGTAATTGAATAGAGGGGATAATTTTTTTGGCTTCTTCCCAAAAGTATTTTTTTCCAATGCTTGGAATCTCGTAGATAAAATTTCTAAGAATATAATTTCGGATTTCACTATCAGAAAGCAAATCCCACATAATTTTTGTAGTGGAACTTCCAAAGCCAAAAGATTTTAGAAAATCAACGAAAGTTCCGCTTTTAAAGCGTTCTAGCTTTGGCAATGCAAGGGCAGTTGGTCCTAATCTAGTTTTTCCTTGTGCAACAACATCAGGATCTCCATGGATAGCTGCAAAAGGAAGTTTTGGATTTTGGACTGTATAAACTTTACCTTGAAGTTTATTTCCAGGAATAAAATAAAAACTTCCAGATACAGGTAAGCAACCCAAATCTAATCCATAACCCATATTTTGAGCTAAAAGCAAAGAATGCGCACCAGCATTAACTAACACAAAAGAGGCTGTAATGGGCTCTTGTTCTTGTGATTGTATCGTGTAAGCACCATCGCCTTGTCGAATGATTTTGGTAACTTTGTGATTAAAAAGTGCTTTGTGTTCACCAAAAATACTTTGTTCTATCATATGAGTGGCAGTAGCACAGAAATTCATAGCACAGAAGCTTTTTCTTATTCCAGATCCAACAACAGGTTCAGGTCTATCGCTACCATCAAGCATTTTGATTACATTTGGCTCGATTTGCTTAAGTGTTTCTTTGTTAAAAAATTCCAATTCAGGATAGATTTCTTTAAACTCTTCGTGTCGTTTTGTCATAAACTCAACTTCTTTTTCGCCCACACCAATAGCCATTTTTTGGTATTCAAAAATGCTTTTGTTTTGCAATTGATGATGAAAAGCGTAAGAGACAAGTAGCTTTGCACCCCTAGAGACTTTTTTTGCTTTTTCAAAAGTGTAGTTGGTTTCAATATCTCCTGCATGAATAGTTTGTGAGTTATTATTTCCACTTGAGCTTAATGTTGCTGGTTGAGAATATTTCTCTAGCAAAACAACCTTTTTTAAATTCGTATAATGTGTGAGTGCATAAAAAAGCGCACTACCTGAAATACCAGCCCCAATAATGGCGACATCATAAGTTTGTTTCATAAACGACCTCCTAAATTTAGATTTTGGGAATATTGAGATTGCAATAACATTTCCACTTCACAAAAATGCTCTTGGATACTTTGATCGCTTATTTTTGGAAGTTCGTGCTCTGTAACCTCGCGATTAACATATAAAACCTTTTTGGCATAGCCTAATAAAATTGAAATATCATGACTAATTATAATTATAGTCTTTTCTTTATTGATTTTTTGCAATAAATCATAAATTTCTCTTTGATTTTTTTGATCTACACTGGCTGTTGGCTCATCTAAGACCAAAAAATTTGGATTTCCACACAATGCTCTTGCAATTAAAACCCTTTGTCTTTGTCCGCCGGAGAGTTCTCCGATTTTTTTATGAGCATAAGCTTCCAAATGGAACTGCTCTAAAAGTTCTAAAGCAAGCTTTCTTGCGTTTTTGGGTAAGAATCCTCCCAAAAATCCTGGTTTTAAAAATCCCATCATAACAACTTCTAGAGTTGATATGGGAAAATGACGATTTAAAAAAGTGTTTTGTGGGACATAGCCAACGCGTAATGTAGGGCTTTTAATAATCTTGCCTTCTGTTGGCTTTAATAACCCTATTAAAAGGCGCGCTAGTGTGCTTTTTCCACCACCATTTGGTCCAATAATAGCCCAAAAATCACCTTCATAAATTGTCCAATCCACATTATACAAGATTCGTTCTTTGGTGAAAGAAAAATTAACATTTTTATACTCAATTATTTTGTGAGAGTTACTATTTTGCATAATTAGCCTTGTCAAATAGATTTCTCATTCCATAAATGCGTTTAATTAATAATGTATTTTGATTGATTCCCTTGGTATTTTCGCCAATGTTTAGTGGAGTAAGGGCAATTTTACCAATAATACTCCTGCCTTCTTCTCCATTTTGAAGTGTTTTTAAGCCCCAAATATCATGCAATACAAAAATCTCTCCATCAAAACTTCCCACATAAAGCATAATATGCCCTTTCATTCCAAGCAAAGTAGCAAAAGGAATGGCATTGTTTTGGATAAAAAGCTTTTTTTGATTAGGATTCATTTGGCTTAAATCAAAATAAAGAGATTTATTTAAATTATTTGGGAGAATCTGAGCTTGTGAGTTTCTTTGGAGATAGAATCCAAAATTACCAAGAGTATCCCTTAGAAACATTGAACAATCGCGATTCCCAAACATTCCACCCCAACCATATTTCTCACCCATAAGATTTTGAGCAAGGGAAGCGTAATTTTTTGAGGAAAAAGGCATGGGAAATCTAGTAAAATCCTGGCTGTGGAGATGAATTTTTATTTTTTTGGCATAACCCCTTTGTGTGCGTGTAAAAATGAAACTCTCATAAGCTTTTTTTGTGCTTCCAAGCAAAGGAAGTAACATGCCAATACGAGCTGTTTCTAAAAATTCTTGGTGGGTGTTATAAATGGGAATATTATCTTTTTTAGCTACTAAAAATTCTTGAGTTTGCCTAAGTTCTTGAGTTTGCTTTTGATTTAAAATTGCAATATTAAGCACTTCTATCCATCCGCTAACAAAGCCACTCTCAACAAAAGCCCATTTTTTGGACTTGGAATAATGAGTGATGAGAATGGGCGTCCCTAAGTAAATATAAGAATTTTGCCAATAATCAAAAGGAAAGCCTTCTCCTGCTGTTTTGGGGTTAAAGAATCTTGGCTTATTAGTGGGCAAAACCCTAAGGTTGCTAGATTTAGTTATAATGGCAGGTTGTTTTAAGCTAGGAAAGTTTTCAAAGTTTGCTTCTTTGGCTAATTCCTCGATTTCTGCTAAAGAATAGGGTAGTAGATTCTCACCATAACCTAAATTTGTTAAGGCTTGTTGCAATCCCCATTGAGCTTGAATAGAATCATTTTTTGGAATTTTGCTAAAAGGGGAGAAAAACTGCTGTAAATATTTATTTTTAAGATTTTTTGTGGAGGGAGGCTTGAGTGATTCAAGTGATTCATTAGAAATATATGACTGCAAATCTTGCTTGGGTAATTCAAGCTTGGGTGGTTTTGAAGCACAGCCATAAAGCAGAGCTAGAAAAAAGATAAAAGTGAGAAATCTTACCATTTAAATTCCTCATATTCTTCTTCTTTAAAACCCACAATAACTTGATGATTAGCTTCAACAACTGGGCGTTTGATTAAATTGGGTTCTTTGATTAGATATTCTTTAATCTCTTCTTCGCTAAGATTCTTATCTTTTAGGGAAAGTTTTTTATAAGTGGTGCCTTTAGTGTTAAAAAGTATTTTAAGTGGGACACTTTGGAGCCATTTTTCAAGTGTTTCTTTATTAGGTGGAGTTTTTTTAAAGTCAATAAATTCATAAGGAATCTTTTTTTGCTCTAAGAAATTTAAAGCTTTTTTAACGCTACCACAATTTTTGATTCCATAAACCTTAACCATTAAAAAATCCTTGTAAGAAAAATATAAAAAATAATTCCTGTAAATATACTAAAAACTGAATTTTTAAACCATAAAAAACATAAAATTGCAGAAAAAATTCCACCAAGTTCATAAAGCCCATAGGTTTCACTCCAAGGAGTGTTAAGCAAACTAAAAAAAATAAGGAGTGTCATAATAAAAAGCGGCATTGTATCTTGTAGGTATTTTAAAAGCTTATTATTTGTTGCATTTTTGAAAATAAAAAAAGGCAATAATCTTGTGAGGGCTGTCCCAATAGTAGCTGCTAAAATAGCGCCGATGAGATAAAATGTATCAAAATTATCTTGCATTTTCTATCCATTTTCTGCCAAAGAGCAAAATAAAGATTCCACAAAAAATGCTAAGGAGCAAAAAATATTGATTAGGGAAAATGATAAGTCCTATGACGCCTAATGATAAGCCTATATAAAAAGGTTTTTTATTAGGAGAATTTTGTAGAAGCGAAAGAGTTAAAACGCTAAAAAGAGCTGTTAGTGCAAATTCTACACCATCTGGCTTAAATCCTAAAGTATTTCCTAGAAAAATCCCGATTCCACACCCCAAAACCCAGTAGCAATGATCAAAAAAAGTAATGTAAAAATAACTTTGTTCTAGCTCTTTTAAAGAGAGATTAAAGGCAGCTTTATTGGCTTTTAAGACTGCAAAAGTCTCATCAGTTAAGCCAAAGAGAATATAATATTTGGTGATTCCAAAGTTTTTGATTTCATTGGTAATAGCAAGGGAATAAAAGAGATGGCGAATATTTAATAAAAAAGAAGCAATGGCTATTTCTAGGAATCCGGCATAAGAAGCAATAAGAGAAACAAGTAAAAATTGCCCAGCACCTGTAAAAACCAAAATAGCAATTAAAACACCATAATACCAATCAAGCGATAATTCTTTGGAAAATAAAATACCAAAGGCAATTCCAAGGGGTAAATACCCCATTAAAACAGGCAATGATTGAATAAAACTTCGATAAAACACCTAAAAACCTCAAGAATTTATAAGAGAGCGCAATTATAGCAGAATTTATGCTCTAAAAAATATTCCATTTTGTAGAATCTTTAAAATTGAAAAATGTTTAAAAATATAGTAAAATCAATCTTTTGGAGAAGGAATGAAAAAGCACAAGTTTGGGATTTTATTAGCAGCAACAAAAGATTCAAGCTTTACCTTAGGCGTTATGATTGCCAACATTAAGGATAAAATGGGTAGTTTTGTTGATGTTTTTTATATTGTTCATGATGGATTTAGCCCAAAAGATAAAGAGGCAATGGAAAGATTGGCTCAAGATAGCAAGGTGGTTTTTTGTGAATTCACACAACAAACTTTTTTAGATAATTTTAAAAAATTCAATCAGAATAATTTAAAAATTGATTTTTCTTGCTCTAGGGGTTTTTTGGGGCGTTGGACGCATATGGTGTATGCGTGTTTTGAAATTTTTAGATATTTAGAAGAATGTGAAAATATTTTATATTTGGATTTTGATATTTTGCTTTTAAAGGGATTAGAGCATTTACTTAAGCTTAAAGAATCAGGAATTACAATAGCAGCAGAAAGAGGCAAAAAGCAGCTTAAAGAAGTGTATCCTAATTATAATGGAGAGTTTAGGGATTTTAGAATCTACCGCTCACCGATTATCTTTGTAAATGATTCTTTGATTAATCCTGCGGAATGTTATGCTTTTGTTTATCAAAAGAGTATTGGAGTGGGACTTAATGATCAGGGGGTTTTGTCTTTGTTGATATTTGAAAAAAGTATTAAGGCAAAGGACTTGGGGAAAGATTATGTAGGGAGTGTATTGTGGATAGCTAATGATGATTCATATTTTATTCATTCTTATGGGAGAGAAAATCGATTTTGGAATAATCAGCTTTGTTATCAAATATGGAGAGAATGGGGTGAGTATTATGAGGTTTGGCTTAATCAAGGCGGTTTGCCTTATTTAAAGGGGTTTGTTGCTAAGACAACTTATGGATATGAGAGAGTGCGATTTTCCTTAGCTTATAAAGTGGGTTATGCGATTGTGGAATGCTATTATCAAACAAGCAAAATAAAATACCTAAAATTACCCCTTAAAATAGCACAAGTGATTTTAAAGCATAAAAGAAAACTAAGAGAATATCGTAGAATCTGTAAAATATCTCCCCATTTAAGATTACCTATGTTTTGTCAATATGAAGATTACCAAAACGCTTTAAAAGAAAAACAAAGCATTCCTTACAAGCTAGGTGAAGCTGTTTTGGAGTTTTGTAAGGAATGGTGGAAATGCAATATCATAAAATTATATCGCAAGATTTATCTTATTAAAAAACAGGCTGCGAAAAAATCCTAGCTTTTTCAAAAGGATTCATATCCTAATAAAATACATTTGTCAAAAAAGGGTAAAACACACATTGCGTAAAATTCTCCTCCAATGCCAATATCTTTGAGTGTTTCATAATATTTAATATCAAATTGAAGATGAGAGTTCCTTTGTGTTGAGATTCCAATGCCACTTAATTCATTAAAATAAATAAAAGATGTAATTTTTTCATGAATTAAAACCAAAGAATATTGCACTGCCATTTTTTCTTTTTGATTTAAGAGATGATAAGAATCAATGCTTACAAGGTTTCTGCCACGGAATTTTACATAGTTTTTTTGCAAACTTTGTGTATGGACTTGTTGATAAAAATTAGCTAAATCCAGACAAAAAGCAGGATAAAATAAAATCGCCCCCAAAAGAGCAATTTTTCTAAAGGGTTTGAAGGATAGCATCAAAGCTTTCAAAATAGATTCTTTTGGCTTCACTAAGTGTGATTGAAATATTGCCAATTTCAATCTTTTCACCCCCTAATGTTGCAATTTTTTCTAAATGCAAATTAGAGTTTTCAAGCAAATTTTGCAAAGTTGAAACATTTTTGGAATCTAGAGCAATTAAGACTTGCGTAGGAGATTCACCAAAAAGTGCTTGATTATCAAGAGTTTGAATACTTTTGCAACCAATATTGCCTTTAATACAAGCCTTAGCTAGAGCAATGGCTAATCCACCTTGATAAATATCAACAGCTGCTTTTAAGATTTTGTGTTCTTTTGCACTAGCTAATACACTCCACAAAAACAATTCATCATTAAGATTAATAGATGAAATTTCACCTTTAATGCTGTTAGCAAAATATTTTGCAAAAAGACTAGCGCCAAATTGTGGAGTAGTATTTTTAGATTTAAGCAAATAAACTTCAGTGTCTTCTTGATTAAATTCACTGCCTAAGAGATGATAAATATCATCAATAACTCCAACTCCTGCAATACTTGGAGTGGGGTAAATATCGCTATTATTAGTTTGATTATAAAGGCTTACATTTCCGCTAACTACAGGAGTATTAAGGGTTTTGCAAGCTTCTTTAATGCCCTCACAAGCTTCCTTGAATTGCCACATTACTTCAGGATTTTCTGGATTTCCAAAGTTTAGACAATCTGTAATAGCCAGAGCCCTTCCACCTCTTAGAGCAATATCTCGACCGACTTTTGCAACGGCTTGTTTGGCACCTTCTTTGGGGTTAAGATAGCATAATCGGATAGGACAAGCCACGCTCATTGCTATTCCTTTGCCATTTTCTTTAACCCTAATTGCACTTGCGCCACCACTTCCAATTTTTGTTAGAGTATTAGTTTGAACTGTGCTATCATATTGCTCATAAACCCAAGCTTTATCGCTGACATCAGGACTTTGAAGGAGGGTTTTAAAAACTTCATTAGAATCTAATTTTTGGAGTGCTTCTTGATTAAGCGATTCTATATTGTTAAGATAAGTTGGATTCTCACTCACAGGTCTTTTAAGAATCGGTGATTTTTCGCTCAAAGGAGCTATTGGGATTTCAGCGCATTTTTCATTATGCCAATATAGCTCCATTTTGCCACTATTAGTAACTTCACCCACAATGGCGCAATCCAATTCCCATTTTGTAAAAATCTCTAAAATTTCTTTTTCGCAACCTTTTTTAGCACAAATCAACATTCTCTCTTGCGATTCGCTTAGCATTAATTCATAAGGCGTCATATTGGCTTCGCGAGTAGGGACTTTATCAAGATGCATAACCATACCACTTCCGCTACGCCCTGCCATTTCAAAGCTAGAACTTGTAAGTCCTGCTGCACCCATATCTTGAATCCCAACAATTAAATCTTTTTTGAATAATTCCAAACACGCTTCTAAAAGTAGTTTTTCAGTAAATGGATCACCCACTTGCACGGTAGGACGCAAAGATTTAGAATCTTCATTAAAGCTATCAGAGCTCATTACCGCACCACCCAAACCATCGCGTCCAGTTTTAGAACCTACATAAATAACAGGATTCCCAATTCCTTCAGCCTTGCCATAGAAAATTTCATCGTTTTTAACAATTCCTAAAGTGAAAGCATTAACCAAAATATTGCCCTCATAGCAATCTTCAAAGCTCATTTCACCACCAATAGTTGGCACCCCCATACAATTTCCATAACCTCCAATTCCTGCGACAACTCCGCGTAATAAATAGCGGTGTTTTGCCCCTGTGGAATCTTTTTTGGTGATATTGCCAAAGCGAATAGAGTTAAGACTTGCAACAGGTCTAGCGCCCATAGTAAAAATATCGCGCATGATTCCGCCAACTCCCGTGGCAGCACCCGCATAAGGCTCAATAAAGCTAGGGTGATTATGGGATTCCATTTTAAAAACCGCCCCATAACCCCCACCAATATCAATAATTCCTGCATTTTCTCCTGGACCTTGGATAACCCAAGGTGCGCGTGTGGGGAATCCATTGAGATAAATTTTGCTAGATTTATAGCTACAATGTTCGCTCCACATAGCAGAAAAAATCCCAATTTCTACCAAATTAGGCTCTCTTTTTAGGATATTGAGAATATTTTGATAGTCTTCTTGGGTAAGTTTATGTTGCCTTAGAATCTTTTCTAAATTTTCCATGCCTTTTCCTTAGTTGTTTTAAAGTGAGTATTTTTTACAAAAAAAACTTTTATAAATGAAAGTTTATCAAATTGTCCTTTAAAGTATGGATAAACTAAGATTGAGATAAAGTTATTTTTAGTAGAATAGTGAGTATTTTTTAAAAAAATGGTCTAAAAGGAATTAAGGAGAAAAGACAAAATGAAATACATCAAGTTTTTCAAGGAATTAAATAATAGAGATGTGCCTGTGGTGGGCGGTAAGAATGCAAGTATCGGAGAAATGTTTCAAGAGCTTGTGCCTATGGGGATTAAAGTGCCTAATGGTTTTGCAATTACAAGTGAGGCGTATTGGTATTTATTAGATAGTGGTGGAATCCGAGAAAAAATCAAAGAATTACTTGAGGGAATTGATGTAACAGAGATTGATGTTTTAAATGTGCGTTCTAAAAAGATACGCGATATGATTTTTGGCACTCCATTACCTACGGACTTAAGGGAAGAAATTTTGGAGGCTTACAAGATTTTAAGTCAAGAATACAATATGGAAGAAGCCGATGTGGCAGTAAGAAGTTCGGCTACAGCAGAGGATTTACCTGATGCTTCTTTTGCAGGACAGCAAGACACTTATTTGAGCGTTCAAGGACAAACTGAACTTATTCATTATATTAAATCTTGTATGGCATCACTTTTTACCGATAGAGCGGTAAGCTATCGTGCTTCTAGGGGATTTGATCATTTTAAAGTCGCTCTTTCTGTTGGGGTGCAAAAAATGGTGCGATCAGATAAGGGAAGTTCTGGGGTAATGTTTAGTATTGATACAGAAACTGGCTTTAGAGATGCAGTTTTTATTACTTCAGCTTGGGGTCTTGGGGAGAATGTTGTAGGTGGAACTGTGAATCCTGATGAATTTTATGTTTTTAAACCAGCTCTGGAGTTAGGCAAACGACCGATTCTAAAAAGACAACTAGGGTATAAAAACATTAAAATGGTCTATGCTGCACCTGGCGCTAAACATCCTACTAAAAATATTGAAACTACAGAAGAAGAACTTAAAAGTTTTTCTTTGAGTGATGAAGAGGTTTTAACTCTAGCGCGTTATGCGGTTTTGATTGAAAAACATTATACAAAAGAGGCAGGAGAATACCGCCCTATGGATATGGAATGGGCAAAAGATGGCAATAGCGGTGAAATCTTTATTGTCCAAGCGCGACCCGAAACGGTGCAAAGCCAAAAAATGAAGAAACAAAATAATACTTTAGAAAAATACTTCTTTAAAGATAAAAGTGAAAAAGAGATTTTACTAAGTGGAAAAGCCGTGGGTGGAAAAATTGGAACAGGAAAAATTCGTGTTATTGATAATATTGCTAATATGGGCGAGTTAAAAAGAGGTGAAATTCTTGTAACAGATAATACTGATCCAGATTGGGAGCCTGCTATGAAAAAAGCAGCAGCTGTGATTACAAATCGTGGGGGTAGAACTTGTCATGCAGCTATTGTGGCAAGAGAAATTGGAGTGCCTGCGATTGTTGGCGCAGTTGGAGCAACAGAAAAACTAGAAACTGGTATGGAAGTAACGGTTTCGTGTGCTGAAGGGGAAGATGGATTTGTTTATAATGGAATCTATGAATATGAGGTTGAAAAAGTTGATTTAAGCTCATTAGAGCAACCTAAGACAAAAATCTATATGAATATTGGGAATCCTGAAAAAGCCTTTACTTTTTCTATGATTCCAAATAATGGTGTTGGGCTTGCAAGAATGGAATTTATTATTAATAACTATATTAAAGCTCATCCACTTGCGCTAATGGATTTGCATAATGGAAATAAAGAATTTGATGGTGTTGAGGGCGTAAAAGAGATTATGTCTGGTTATGCTAATCCTAAGGATTTCTTTGTAAAGAAAATTGCTGAGGGTGTGGGAATGATTGCAGCAGCATTTTACCCTAAGCCTGTTATTGTTAGGACAAGCGATTTTAAATCTAATGAGTATTGTCGTATGGTAGGGGGGAAAGACTATGAGCCACACGAAGAGAATCCTATGCTTGGTTATCGTGGCGCTAGTCGGTATTATTCTGAACAATACAGACAAGCTTTTGAGTGGGAATGTCAAGCTTTAGCAATGGCGCGTAATGAAATGGGATTTTCTAATATGAAAATTATGATTCCATTCCTTAGAACTCCAGAAGAGGGTAGAAGAGTTTTAGAGATTATGCGTAAAAATGGATTGGTGCAAGGCGAAAATGGATTGGAAATTTATGTTATGTGTGAATTGCCAGTGAATGTAATTATGGCAGATGAATTTTTACAACTTTTTGATGGTTATTCAATTGGCTCAAATGATCTTACGCAATTGACTTTGGGTGTTGATAGGGATGGAGAGCTTGTTAGCCATGTTTTTGATGAAAGAAATCCTGCGCTTCTTAAAATGTTTAAAATGGCAATTGATGCTTGTAAAAAACATAATAAATATTGCGGAATCTGTGGGCAAGCACCTAGTGATTATCCAGAAATTGCAGAGTTTTTAGTGGAAAATGGAATCACTTCTATTTCATTGAATC includes:
- the ppsA gene encoding pyruvate, water dikinase, translating into MKYIKFFKELNNRDVPVVGGKNASIGEMFQELVPMGIKVPNGFAITSEAYWYLLDSGGIREKIKELLEGIDVTEIDVLNVRSKKIRDMIFGTPLPTDLREEILEAYKILSQEYNMEEADVAVRSSATAEDLPDASFAGQQDTYLSVQGQTELIHYIKSCMASLFTDRAVSYRASRGFDHFKVALSVGVQKMVRSDKGSSGVMFSIDTETGFRDAVFITSAWGLGENVVGGTVNPDEFYVFKPALELGKRPILKRQLGYKNIKMVYAAPGAKHPTKNIETTEEELKSFSLSDEEVLTLARYAVLIEKHYTKEAGEYRPMDMEWAKDGNSGEIFIVQARPETVQSQKMKKQNNTLEKYFFKDKSEKEILLSGKAVGGKIGTGKIRVIDNIANMGELKRGEILVTDNTDPDWEPAMKKAAAVITNRGGRTCHAAIVAREIGVPAIVGAVGATEKLETGMEVTVSCAEGEDGFVYNGIYEYEVEKVDLSSLEQPKTKIYMNIGNPEKAFTFSMIPNNGVGLARMEFIINNYIKAHPLALMDLHNGNKEFDGVEGVKEIMSGYANPKDFFVKKIAEGVGMIAAAFYPKPVIVRTSDFKSNEYCRMVGGKDYEPHEENPMLGYRGASRYYSEQYRQAFEWECQALAMARNEMGFSNMKIMIPFLRTPEEGRRVLEIMRKNGLVQGENGLEIYVMCELPVNVIMADEFLQLFDGYSIGSNDLTQLTLGVDRDGELVSHVFDERNPALLKMFKMAIDACKKHNKYCGICGQAPSDYPEIAEFLVENGITSISLNPDSVIETWDRIVKLEKKLGIS